From the Amycolatopsis thermoflava N1165 genome, one window contains:
- a CDS encoding helix-turn-helix domain-containing protein — translation MTMTSLADVVAVAPPASGPKVEFGSWTHQVERSVLRFHFDCERPRAFAGVVSNRPLADVNFVDMESGRHAAYRDAATISPDEQDFYVMTLQLSGQLRLAQDGRIAVLKPGHFAIYDSAKPATIVSSDDYRSTCVRFPKRYLPAPPPGITATAFECEPGLPSTVWGMLLSLNRNVESLGPHGPRAVRTVMDLVTVMLHGTRLLPGRREVLLEQVREWIDAHLGDPDLDPNAVAAAHYISPRHLHNLFAGTGFTVSSWIRARRVEGCRRDLADPRLAATPVAAIAARWGFKGASHFGQVFKRETGRTPAEFRAESLADLR, via the coding sequence ATGACGATGACGTCACTCGCGGACGTGGTGGCCGTGGCGCCCCCGGCCTCCGGGCCGAAGGTCGAGTTCGGTTCGTGGACGCACCAGGTGGAGCGCAGCGTGCTGCGGTTCCACTTCGACTGCGAGCGCCCGCGCGCGTTCGCCGGCGTCGTCAGCAACCGCCCGCTCGCCGACGTCAACTTCGTCGACATGGAGAGCGGGCGCCACGCCGCCTACCGCGACGCGGCCACGATCTCGCCGGACGAGCAGGACTTCTACGTGATGACCCTGCAGCTGTCCGGGCAGCTGCGCCTGGCGCAGGACGGGCGGATCGCGGTCCTGAAGCCGGGGCACTTCGCCATCTACGACTCCGCGAAACCGGCCACGATCGTCTCCAGCGACGACTACCGCAGCACCTGCGTCCGGTTCCCCAAGCGGTACCTGCCCGCGCCGCCGCCCGGGATCACCGCGACCGCCTTCGAGTGCGAGCCAGGGCTGCCGTCGACGGTGTGGGGCATGCTGCTCAGCCTCAACCGGAACGTGGAGTCACTGGGCCCGCACGGCCCGCGCGCGGTGCGCACGGTGATGGACCTGGTGACCGTGATGCTGCACGGCACGCGCTTGCTGCCCGGACGGCGCGAGGTGCTGCTGGAGCAGGTGCGCGAGTGGATCGACGCGCACCTGGGCGATCCGGACCTGGACCCGAACGCGGTCGCCGCCGCGCACTACATCTCGCCCCGGCACCTGCACAACCTGTTCGCGGGCACCGGGTTCACGGTTTCGTCGTGGATCCGCGCCCGCCGCGTCGAGGGCTGCCGCCGCGACCTGGCGGACCCGCGACTGGCCGCGACGCCGGTCGCCGCGATCGCCGCGCGCTGGGGGTTCAAGGGCGCGTCCCACTTCGGCCAGGTCTTCAAGCGCGAGACGGGCCGCACCCCCGCGGAGTTCCGCGCGGAGTCGCTGGCGGACCTGCGGTAG
- the rraA gene encoding ribonuclease E activity regulator RraA: protein MTSSTADLVDEHGDKLRVCDTQFRQFGGQRVFSGRVRTVSCYQDNGLVKQVLATPGEGAVLVVDGRGSLHTALTGDLIAGSAVENGWAGLVINGAVRDSAVLAGLPIGIKALGTNPRKSSKAGNGAVDVPVGFGGITFHPGDMLYADDDGIVLLES, encoded by the coding sequence GTGACCTCCTCCACCGCCGACCTGGTCGACGAGCACGGCGACAAGCTCCGGGTGTGCGACACGCAGTTCCGCCAGTTCGGCGGGCAGCGGGTGTTCTCCGGCCGGGTCCGGACCGTCTCGTGCTACCAGGACAACGGCCTGGTCAAGCAGGTGCTCGCGACACCGGGCGAGGGCGCGGTGCTGGTGGTCGACGGGCGCGGCTCGCTGCACACCGCGCTCACCGGCGACCTCATCGCAGGCTCGGCGGTGGAGAACGGCTGGGCCGGCCTGGTGATCAACGGGGCGGTGCGGGACAGCGCGGTGCTCGCCGGCCTGCCCATCGGCATCAAGGCGCTGGGCACCAACCCGCGCAAGAGCAGCAAGGCGGGCAACGGCGCGGTCGACGTGCCGGTCGGCTTCGGCGGGATCACCTTCCACCCCGGCGACATGCTCTACGCCGACGACGACGGCATCGTGCTGCTGGAGAGCTGA
- a CDS encoding FAD binding domain-containing protein, with the protein MIPAQFTYRRVSSVDEALAAVAEHGDDAKLLAGGQSLLPLMKLRFAAPEVVIDIGPLDELRYVRAEGGEIAIGAMSRYHDLHRDPVLAEHAPLLAHVAGEVGDQQVRHRGTIGGSLVHADPAADLPAAVLAVDGVLVARGPDGERRIPAAEFFQGPFETPLAPEELLTEVRIPAQGGAGWGFEKFTRRSIDWAIVGVVVAGSAVSLINMGGTPLRASATEAALADGASAAEAAALAAEGTSPADEAHATAEYRQHLARVLTERALVSAGR; encoded by the coding sequence GTGATCCCGGCCCAGTTCACCTACCGGCGGGTGTCCTCTGTGGACGAGGCGCTGGCCGCGGTCGCCGAGCACGGTGACGACGCCAAGCTGCTGGCGGGCGGGCAGTCCCTGCTGCCGCTGATGAAACTGCGCTTCGCCGCGCCCGAGGTGGTCATCGACATCGGCCCGCTCGACGAGCTGCGGTACGTGCGGGCCGAGGGCGGCGAGATCGCGATCGGCGCCATGTCGCGCTACCACGACCTGCACCGCGACCCGGTGCTGGCCGAGCACGCGCCGCTGCTCGCGCACGTCGCGGGCGAGGTGGGGGACCAGCAGGTGCGCCACCGCGGCACGATCGGCGGCTCGCTGGTCCACGCCGACCCGGCCGCCGACCTGCCCGCGGCGGTCCTCGCCGTGGACGGGGTCCTGGTCGCGCGCGGCCCGGACGGCGAGCGGCGGATTCCGGCGGCCGAGTTCTTCCAGGGGCCGTTCGAGACGCCGCTCGCGCCGGAGGAGCTGCTGACCGAGGTGCGGATCCCGGCGCAGGGCGGCGCCGGGTGGGGGTTCGAGAAGTTCACGCGGCGGTCGATCGACTGGGCGATCGTCGGGGTCGTCGTCGCCGGGAGCGCCGTGTCCTTGATCAACATGGGCGGCACCCCGCTGCGTGCTTCGGCGACCGAGGCGGCACTGGCCGACGGCGCTTCGGCCGCCGAGGCCGCCGCGCTGGCCGCGGAGGGCACCTCCCCGGCCGACGAGGCCCACGCGACGGCCGAGTACCGGCAGCACCTGGCGCGGGTGCTCACCGAGCGGGCGCTGGTTTCCGCAGGTCGTTGA
- a CDS encoding VOC family protein, translating to MAFVEGSHHVTLSVAGAQEDVDFHVKVLGMRLIKRTVLFDGSLPIYHLYYSNAAGDPSSVVTTFPWAQAGFFGKRGTNQAREVLLSVPHDSLDFWHRRLTEHEVEVGNIEVFGQRRLAFRHPSGIEYVFVGNTGDDRVGHAGYGVPPECAIHGIHGVGVHVATPDRMVEFAEESFFSQGRLAEEGDRAALQIGNAKYGNHLELTVNRTDDQGTWGYGAGTYHHFAWNVGNLRNQDEVKFDIEGRGYTDISELKDRKYFKSVYVRTPGGALFELAVTHPEGGWTCDESPKELGTRFQLPEQFEHRREEILARLEPIEI from the coding sequence ATGGCGTTCGTCGAAGGTTCCCACCACGTCACGTTGTCCGTCGCGGGCGCACAGGAGGACGTGGACTTCCACGTCAAGGTGCTGGGCATGCGCCTGATCAAGCGCACCGTGCTGTTCGACGGCTCGCTGCCGATCTACCACCTCTACTACTCCAACGCCGCAGGCGACCCCAGCAGCGTGGTCACCACGTTCCCGTGGGCGCAGGCCGGGTTCTTCGGCAAACGCGGCACGAACCAGGCGCGCGAGGTGCTGCTGTCGGTGCCGCACGATTCGCTGGACTTCTGGCACCGGCGCCTGACCGAGCACGAGGTCGAGGTCGGCAACATCGAGGTGTTCGGGCAGCGGCGGCTGGCATTCCGGCACCCGTCCGGCATCGAGTACGTCTTCGTCGGCAACACCGGTGACGACCGCGTCGGGCACGCCGGCTACGGCGTCCCGCCGGAGTGCGCGATCCACGGCATCCACGGCGTGGGCGTCCACGTCGCGACGCCGGACCGGATGGTCGAGTTCGCCGAGGAATCGTTCTTCTCCCAGGGCCGCCTGGCCGAGGAGGGCGACCGCGCCGCGCTGCAGATCGGCAACGCCAAGTACGGCAACCACCTCGAGCTGACGGTCAACCGCACCGACGACCAGGGCACCTGGGGCTACGGCGCCGGCACCTACCACCACTTCGCGTGGAACGTCGGCAACCTGCGCAACCAGGACGAGGTCAAGTTCGACATCGAAGGCCGCGGCTACACCGACATCTCCGAACTGAAGGACCGCAAGTACTTCAAGAGCGTGTACGTCCGCACGCCCGGCGGCGCGTTGTTCGAGCTGGCCGTGACGCACCCCGAAGGCGGCTGGACGTGCGACGAGTCGCCGAAGGAGCTCGGCACGCGGTTCCAGCTGCCCGAGCAGTTCGAGCACCGCCGCGAGGAGATCCTCGCCCGGCTCGAGCCGATCGAGATCTGA
- a CDS encoding LCP family protein, which produces MTTDPTEQLIRSALHAEADRRPDPRVVLAGLRQAQPRRSRTPLLVVAAAAVVAVAVAAVLVPRMLQRSAPVVGTAPATDQTVLLAGLDDHDTTDSVVLGRFGRDGTAALASIPRDSLVDIPGFGQGKLNSAYSRGKEAAQQQGRDENAAAEAGARTLVDTVQQLTGTHVDHYAVVGMAAFGQLAHVLQGVPVCLRAATHDSRAGASFPAGEQVLDETKALAFLRQRTGLPNGDLDRIARLQAYLRSAANEVIGGGRLADPAFVSALISTVQRNVRTDPGWDLLSFAALVRDTRPADLRIGTVPITGSDLDTPYGAVIGLAPGEVRTFVADLPHSGTSAPDSCVN; this is translated from the coding sequence ATGACCACCGACCCCACCGAACAGCTCATCCGCTCGGCGCTGCACGCCGAGGCCGACCGCCGCCCCGACCCGCGGGTGGTGCTCGCCGGGCTGCGGCAGGCGCAGCCGCGCCGCAGCCGGACGCCACTCCTGGTCGTCGCGGCCGCGGCGGTCGTCGCGGTGGCCGTCGCGGCAGTCCTGGTGCCGCGGATGCTCCAGCGCAGCGCCCCCGTCGTGGGCACGGCGCCGGCCACCGACCAGACCGTTCTGCTGGCCGGTCTGGACGACCACGACACCACCGACTCGGTCGTGCTCGGCCGCTTCGGACGGGACGGCACCGCCGCGCTCGCCTCGATCCCCCGCGACTCGCTGGTCGACATCCCCGGCTTCGGCCAGGGCAAGCTGAACAGCGCGTACAGCCGCGGCAAGGAAGCCGCCCAGCAGCAGGGCCGCGACGAGAACGCCGCGGCCGAGGCGGGCGCCCGCACGCTCGTCGACACCGTGCAGCAGCTCACCGGGACGCACGTGGACCACTACGCCGTGGTCGGCATGGCGGCGTTCGGCCAGCTCGCCCACGTCCTGCAGGGCGTCCCCGTCTGCCTGCGCGCGGCCACGCACGACTCGCGGGCCGGTGCCTCGTTCCCCGCCGGTGAGCAGGTCCTGGACGAGACGAAGGCGCTGGCCTTCCTCCGGCAGCGCACCGGGCTGCCCAACGGCGATCTCGACCGGATCGCCCGGCTCCAGGCGTACCTGCGCTCGGCCGCGAACGAGGTGATCGGCGGGGGCAGGCTCGCCGACCCGGCCTTCGTGTCCGCGCTGATCAGCACCGTGCAGCGCAACGTGCGCACCGACCCCGGCTGGGACCTGCTGTCCTTCGCCGCGCTGGTGCGGGACACCCGCCCGGCCGACCTGCGGATCGGGACCGTGCCGATCACGGGCTCGGACCTCGACACGCCGTACGGCGCGGTGATCGGTCTCGCCCCCGGGGAAGTCCGCACGTTCGTGGCGGACCTGCCGCACTCGGGCACGTCAGCACCGGATTCCTGCGTGAACTGA
- a CDS encoding acyl-CoA dehydrogenase — protein sequence MSLHVSDEFDGLMARLDEAAPVLAANAEKGEELGRLTDEVAQVLHETGALKIGIPRDLGGYEFSPRQVIETIAKISYSDASAGWSFMALQMVTGTTAAYLGDEAAAELFPDVAGNRYALMAGQGTRLGAARRVDGGYVINGQWSFASGISMATHIHTAALCEETGQALIFTFPKEQATLVDNWDVMGLKATSSIDYVCEDVFVPSTHVYEITTMAARHGGAIYRMGLANMAGVCHTGWALGVGRRMLDEMRALAARKSGAPGASVDTGQFHAEYAQAEAAVRSARAWAMEVWEANEATLDGGSLLTTEQETLTRLMLNNTTWSVHAAGQAVYKWAATAALRRGDLQRFFRDLHAGTQHITSGPVVLQNCGRWMAGLAPEAHWEFLELKG from the coding sequence ATGAGCCTGCACGTCAGCGACGAGTTCGACGGGTTGATGGCGCGCCTGGACGAGGCCGCGCCGGTGCTCGCCGCGAACGCCGAGAAGGGCGAGGAACTGGGGCGGCTCACCGACGAGGTCGCGCAGGTGCTGCACGAGACGGGCGCGCTGAAGATCGGCATCCCGCGCGACCTTGGCGGGTACGAGTTCTCGCCGCGCCAGGTCATCGAGACGATCGCGAAGATCTCCTACTCGGACGCCTCCGCCGGGTGGTCGTTCATGGCGTTGCAGATGGTCACCGGCACCACGGCCGCCTACCTCGGCGACGAGGCGGCGGCGGAGTTGTTCCCGGACGTGGCCGGCAACCGGTACGCGCTGATGGCGGGGCAGGGCACGCGGCTGGGCGCCGCGCGGCGGGTCGACGGCGGGTACGTGATCAACGGGCAGTGGAGCTTCGCGTCCGGGATCTCGATGGCCACCCACATCCACACCGCGGCGTTGTGCGAGGAGACCGGGCAGGCGCTGATCTTCACGTTCCCCAAGGAGCAGGCGACGCTCGTCGACAACTGGGACGTGATGGGCCTGAAGGCGACCAGCAGCATCGACTACGTGTGCGAGGACGTGTTCGTGCCATCGACGCACGTGTACGAGATCACCACGATGGCGGCGCGCCACGGCGGTGCGATCTACCGGATGGGCCTGGCGAACATGGCCGGCGTGTGTCACACCGGCTGGGCGCTCGGGGTGGGGCGCCGGATGCTCGACGAGATGCGGGCGCTGGCCGCGCGGAAGTCCGGGGCGCCGGGCGCGTCGGTCGACACCGGGCAGTTCCACGCGGAGTACGCGCAGGCAGAGGCCGCGGTGCGCTCGGCGCGGGCGTGGGCGATGGAGGTGTGGGAGGCCAACGAGGCGACCCTGGACGGTGGGTCGCTGCTGACCACGGAGCAGGAGACGCTGACCCGGCTGATGCTGAACAACACGACGTGGTCGGTGCACGCGGCGGGCCAGGCGGTGTACAAGTGGGCGGCCACGGCGGCGCTGCGAAGGGGCGACCTGCAGCGCTTCTTCAGAGACCTCCACGCGGGGACGCAGCACATCACGTCGGGGCCGGTCGTGCTGCAGAACTGCGGCCGCTGGATGGCCGGCCTGGCGCCGGAGGCGCACTGGGAGTTCCTGGAGCTGAAGGGCTGA
- a CDS encoding SigE family RNA polymerase sigma factor has translation MRDRFDDFVAQRLDRLLRYATALTCDPHLAQDIVQETLLRAQHRWARIAGLQAPESYVRKMITNEFLSWRRRKASRNVTAAHSTLDAIGTPTADPAEHYAERDAMRARIAALPRKQRAAIVLRFYEDCTDAEIAEALGCSAGTVRSHISRALSTLRAAEGGRRRGLPVTEALS, from the coding sequence GTGCGGGACCGCTTCGACGATTTCGTGGCGCAGCGCCTCGACCGCCTCCTCCGCTACGCCACGGCCCTGACCTGCGACCCCCACCTCGCGCAGGACATCGTGCAGGAGACCCTGCTGCGCGCCCAGCACCGCTGGGCCCGCATCGCCGGGCTGCAGGCGCCCGAGAGCTACGTGCGCAAGATGATCACCAACGAGTTCCTGTCGTGGCGGCGCCGGAAGGCCTCGCGCAACGTCACCGCCGCCCACAGCACGCTCGACGCCATCGGGACGCCCACCGCGGACCCCGCAGAGCACTACGCCGAACGGGACGCCATGCGCGCCCGCATCGCCGCGCTGCCCCGCAAACAGCGCGCCGCGATCGTGCTCCGGTTCTACGAGGACTGCACCGACGCCGAGATCGCCGAGGCGCTCGGCTGCTCGGCGGGCACCGTCCGCAGCCACATCTCCCGCGCCCTGAGCACGCTGCGCGCCGCCGAGGGCGGCCGCCGCCGGGGCCTGCCCGTCACGGAGGCGCTGTCATGA
- a CDS encoding alpha/beta fold hydrolase has product MAAPHVTGGHEITVRRGQFWIPGERVAAGGVTVQRAPMFVQWEAPPQVTRPYPLVLVHGGGGQGTDWTGTPDGRPGWATRFVEAGFAVYVVDRCGHGRSPYHPDVVAPMGPPFPYEAARALFLPEERRGEQVQWTYGEAEVDQLLCPMGPLPADLAESQRMDADRLGRLLDRTGPAVLVTHSAGGPVGWLAADARPDAVVAIVAVEPVGPAFAEIPGMGSLDWGLTSAPITYEPPVSDPAEVREGMRIPALAGKPVVVVTGGASAFADFAPQVVDFLRDAGADAARLHLPDHGVKGNGHGLIFEANSDETVRPVID; this is encoded by the coding sequence ATGGCCGCACCACATGTGACCGGCGGCCACGAGATCACCGTGCGGCGCGGGCAGTTCTGGATCCCGGGCGAGCGGGTGGCAGCCGGCGGCGTGACCGTGCAGCGGGCGCCGATGTTCGTGCAGTGGGAGGCGCCGCCGCAGGTGACCCGGCCCTACCCGCTGGTGCTGGTGCACGGCGGCGGCGGGCAGGGCACCGACTGGACCGGCACCCCGGACGGGCGGCCGGGCTGGGCGACGCGCTTCGTGGAGGCCGGGTTCGCCGTGTACGTGGTGGACCGCTGCGGCCACGGGCGTTCGCCGTACCACCCGGACGTCGTGGCGCCGATGGGCCCGCCGTTCCCCTACGAGGCGGCGCGGGCGTTGTTCCTGCCCGAGGAGCGGCGCGGCGAGCAGGTCCAGTGGACCTACGGCGAGGCGGAGGTCGACCAGCTGCTGTGCCCGATGGGCCCGCTGCCCGCCGATCTCGCCGAGTCGCAGCGCATGGACGCCGACCGGCTGGGCCGGTTGCTGGACCGCACCGGCCCCGCGGTGCTGGTGACCCACTCCGCGGGCGGTCCGGTCGGATGGCTCGCGGCGGACGCGCGCCCCGATGCGGTGGTCGCGATCGTGGCGGTCGAACCGGTCGGCCCGGCCTTCGCCGAGATCCCCGGGATGGGCTCGCTGGACTGGGGGCTGACCTCGGCGCCGATCACCTACGAACCGCCGGTTTCCGACCCGGCCGAGGTGCGCGAGGGGATGCGGATCCCCGCGCTGGCGGGCAAACCCGTCGTGGTCGTGACCGGTGGCGCGTCGGCGTTCGCGGACTTCGCGCCGCAGGTCGTGGACTTCCTGCGCGACGCGGGCGCCGACGCGGCGCGGCTGCACCTGCCCGACCACGGCGTCAAGGGCAACGGGCACGGACTGATCTTCGAAGCCAATTCCGACGAGACGGTGCGGCCGGTCATCGACTGA
- a CDS encoding xanthine dehydrogenase family protein molybdopterin-binding subunit → MSIVGTRVVRIEDQQLITQGGTYVEDLRVEALTGAVHAMFVRSPIAHARIASIDTSAALEAPGVVAVYTAADIDLAPHKAGPVVEPWLADGVVRYVGEPVALVLTEERYQLADAAELVDIDYDPLDVVASIDSALSDETVLFEDQGTNVLQTTGGEFDDKAFDDCEVVVTQTILNQRVAPAPLEVRGAACAWGEDGRLTLWLSTQNAQISRSTVAKGLGVESKDVRVITPDVGGGFGAKIGSDPEAVVLGWASKRSGRPVRWVETRSENLVSMTHGRAQQNTVTIGGRRDGTVLAFRLEVVQDAGAYPRTMFLPTLTELMGTGVYHFPKVETSSRAVVTNTTPIAAYRGAGRPEATAAIERAMDLFATEIGMDPAEVRRVNFIRPEEFPYSSPTGATYDTGEYAKALDKVLEAGGYADLRAEQARRREAGDPVALGLGIAAYVEITGGDSGGESGRLLINLDGSVTAYTGSSPHGQGLDTTLTMLLSDQLGVPMDKITIRHGDTDEVPKAIGTFGSRSLQLGGSALRQAADQVIEQARALAADRLEASPDDVELSEGAFQVRGAPASGSVTWAQLAEQAELTADVWFGDGTPTFPFGAHLAVVEVDTLTGKVELKRIIACDDAGPIVNPLAFQGQRHGGLGQGAAQALLEVMNYDADGNPTTATLADYSFITATELPDFELVDSETPTTRNLLGVKGIGEAATIGSTPAVHNAVVDALSHLGVRHLDMPTTPLRVWQALTDARKAN, encoded by the coding sequence TTGAGCATCGTCGGCACCAGGGTGGTCCGCATCGAGGACCAGCAGCTGATCACGCAGGGCGGGACCTACGTCGAGGATCTACGGGTGGAGGCGCTGACCGGCGCGGTGCACGCGATGTTCGTGCGCAGCCCGATCGCGCACGCCCGCATCGCCTCGATCGACACGTCGGCCGCGCTGGAGGCGCCCGGCGTCGTCGCGGTCTACACGGCCGCCGACATCGATCTCGCCCCGCACAAGGCGGGCCCGGTCGTCGAACCGTGGCTCGCCGACGGCGTGGTCCGCTACGTCGGTGAGCCCGTCGCGCTCGTGCTCACCGAGGAGCGCTACCAGCTCGCGGACGCCGCCGAACTCGTGGACATCGACTACGACCCGCTGGACGTGGTCGCGAGCATCGACAGCGCGCTCAGCGACGAGACTGTGCTGTTCGAGGACCAGGGCACGAACGTGCTGCAGACCACCGGCGGCGAGTTCGACGACAAGGCTTTCGACGACTGCGAGGTCGTGGTCACGCAGACGATCCTGAACCAGCGCGTCGCCCCGGCGCCGCTGGAGGTGCGCGGCGCGGCCTGCGCGTGGGGCGAGGACGGCCGCCTGACGCTGTGGCTGTCCACGCAGAACGCGCAGATCTCGCGGTCCACCGTGGCGAAGGGGCTCGGCGTCGAGTCGAAGGACGTCCGCGTCATCACGCCGGACGTCGGCGGCGGGTTCGGCGCGAAGATCGGCTCCGACCCGGAGGCGGTCGTGCTCGGCTGGGCGTCGAAACGGTCCGGGCGGCCGGTCCGCTGGGTGGAGACCCGCAGCGAGAACCTGGTGTCGATGACGCACGGCCGCGCGCAGCAGAACACCGTCACCATCGGCGGCCGCCGCGACGGCACGGTGCTCGCGTTCCGGCTGGAGGTCGTGCAGGACGCGGGCGCCTACCCGCGCACGATGTTCCTGCCGACGCTCACCGAGCTGATGGGCACCGGCGTCTACCACTTCCCGAAGGTGGAGACGAGCAGCCGGGCCGTGGTCACCAACACGACGCCGATCGCGGCCTACCGGGGCGCGGGCCGTCCCGAGGCGACCGCCGCGATCGAGCGCGCGATGGACCTGTTCGCCACCGAGATCGGCATGGACCCGGCCGAGGTCCGGCGGGTCAACTTCATCCGGCCGGAGGAGTTCCCGTACTCCTCGCCGACCGGCGCCACCTACGACACCGGCGAGTACGCCAAGGCGCTGGACAAGGTCCTGGAGGCCGGCGGGTACGCCGACCTGCGCGCCGAGCAGGCGCGCCGCCGCGAGGCTGGCGACCCGGTGGCGCTCGGGCTCGGCATCGCCGCCTACGTCGAGATCACCGGCGGCGACTCGGGCGGCGAGAGCGGGCGACTGCTGATCAACCTGGACGGCTCCGTCACCGCCTACACCGGGTCCTCGCCGCACGGCCAGGGCCTGGACACCACGCTGACCATGCTGCTGTCCGACCAGCTCGGCGTCCCGATGGACAAGATCACCATCCGGCACGGCGACACCGACGAGGTGCCCAAGGCGATCGGCACGTTCGGGTCGCGATCGCTGCAGCTGGGCGGTTCCGCCCTGCGCCAGGCCGCCGACCAGGTCATCGAGCAGGCCCGCGCGCTGGCCGCGGACCGGCTGGAGGCGTCCCCGGACGACGTCGAACTGTCCGAGGGGGCGTTCCAGGTGCGGGGCGCGCCCGCCAGCGGCTCGGTGACCTGGGCGCAGCTGGCCGAACAGGCCGAGCTGACCGCGGACGTGTGGTTCGGCGACGGCACCCCGACGTTCCCGTTCGGCGCGCACCTCGCCGTCGTCGAGGTCGACACGCTCACCGGGAAGGTCGAGCTGAAGCGGATCATCGCGTGCGACGACGCGGGCCCGATCGTCAACCCGCTCGCCTTCCAGGGCCAGCGGCACGGCGGGCTCGGCCAGGGCGCGGCACAGGCGCTGCTGGAGGTCATGAACTACGACGCCGACGGCAACCCGACCACAGCAACCCTGGCGGACTACTCGTTCATCACGGCGACCGAGCTGCCCGACTTCGAGCTGGTCGACTCCGAGACCCCGACGACGCGGAACCTGCTTGGCGTCAAGGGGATCGGCGAGGCGGCGACCATCGGCTCGACCCCCGCGGTGCACAACGCGGTCGTCGACGCGCTGTCCCACCTGGGCGTGCGTCATCTCGACATGCCCACCACCCCGCTGCGGGTCTGGCAGGCTCTCACCGACGCGAGGAAGGCGAACTGA
- a CDS encoding phosphodiesterase produces MTVLAHLSDLHLDGGSRNADRAARVVGHLRELPRPVDAVLVTGDLADHGEPAEYAEVAKLLDTLPYPVFHCPGNHDSRAAYRSVLLGEEPSDGPVNQVGEAAGAVFALCDTSIPGSGSGRMDDSTIAWLDEVLAEAAGRPAFVAFHHPPSVLHHPLLDEIRQHEAARLAEVVARHPDVVGLFCGHAHTPAVTTFAGRPLVVAPGVVSALALPWEPGGDAGWAEGGPLDYERPPGLAFHVVDDRRLTTHFRFCP; encoded by the coding sequence ATGACGGTCCTCGCGCACCTGTCCGATCTGCACCTCGACGGCGGTTCGCGGAACGCGGACCGGGCCGCGCGGGTGGTGGGCCACCTGCGCGAGCTGCCGCGGCCGGTGGACGCGGTGCTGGTGACCGGGGACCTGGCCGATCACGGCGAGCCGGCCGAGTACGCCGAGGTCGCGAAGCTGCTGGACACGTTGCCGTACCCGGTGTTCCACTGCCCCGGCAACCACGATTCGCGGGCCGCCTACCGTTCGGTCCTGCTCGGCGAGGAGCCGTCGGACGGGCCGGTCAACCAGGTCGGCGAGGCGGCCGGGGCGGTGTTCGCGCTGTGCGACACGAGCATCCCGGGAAGCGGCTCGGGGCGGATGGACGACTCGACGATCGCCTGGCTGGACGAGGTGCTGGCGGAGGCGGCGGGGCGGCCGGCGTTCGTGGCGTTCCACCACCCGCCGTCGGTGCTGCACCACCCGCTGCTGGACGAGATCCGGCAGCACGAAGCGGCCCGGCTGGCGGAGGTGGTGGCGCGGCACCCGGACGTGGTGGGGTTGTTCTGCGGGCACGCGCACACGCCCGCGGTGACGACTTTCGCCGGGCGGCCGCTGGTGGTGGCGCCCGGGGTGGTCTCGGCGCTGGCCCTGCCGTGGGAACCGGGCGGGGACGCCGGCTGGGCGGAGGGCGGACCGCTCGACTACGAGCGGCCGCCCGGGCTGGCCTTCCACGTGGTGGACGACCGTCGCCTGACCACGCACTTCCGGTTCTGCCCGTAG
- a CDS encoding (2Fe-2S)-binding protein — translation MKVSIEINGTTVSEEVEDRTLLVHFVREQAGLTATNIGCDTTSCGACTVLLDGESVKSCTVLAAQADGHSVTTLEGLHGEDGDLHPVQRAFREEHGLQCGFCTPGMIMASVSLLDHNPKPTRQEVRAGLEGNLCRCTGYHNIVNAVMNASGQEVQR, via the coding sequence GTGAAGGTCTCGATCGAGATCAACGGCACGACGGTCTCCGAGGAGGTCGAGGACCGCACCCTGCTGGTCCACTTCGTGCGGGAGCAGGCCGGGCTGACGGCGACGAACATCGGCTGCGACACCACGTCCTGCGGCGCGTGCACGGTGCTGCTCGACGGTGAGTCCGTGAAGTCGTGCACTGTCCTGGCCGCGCAGGCCGACGGGCACTCGGTCACCACGCTGGAAGGCCTGCACGGCGAGGACGGCGACCTGCACCCGGTGCAGCGCGCGTTCCGCGAGGAGCACGGCCTGCAGTGCGGGTTCTGCACGCCCGGGATGATCATGGCGTCGGTATCGCTGCTGGACCACAACCCGAAGCCGACGCGCCAGGAGGTGCGCGCGGGGCTGGAGGGGAACCTGTGCCGCTGCACGGGTTACCACAACATCGTCAACGCGGTGATGAACGCGTCCGGGCAGGAGGTCCAGCGGTGA